A portion of the Streptomyces coeruleoprunus genome contains these proteins:
- a CDS encoding DUF501 domain-containing protein yields METPPPQTERTEPTEADVAAFKEQLGRPPRGLRAIAHRCPCGNPDVVETAPRLPDGTPFPTTYYLTCPRANSAIGTLEAEGVMKEMTERLREDPELAAAYRAAHEDYIARRDAIEVLEGFPSAGGMPDRVKCLHVLVGHSLAAGPGVNPLGDEAIAMLPEWWAKGPCVQVDRSAEEKEPQQ; encoded by the coding sequence ATGGAAACGCCCCCTCCGCAGACCGAACGCACCGAGCCGACCGAGGCCGACGTCGCGGCCTTCAAGGAACAGCTCGGCCGGCCCCCGCGCGGTCTGCGCGCCATCGCGCACCGCTGCCCGTGCGGCAACCCCGACGTGGTGGAGACCGCGCCCCGGCTCCCCGACGGCACGCCGTTCCCGACCACGTACTACCTCACCTGCCCGCGCGCCAACTCCGCCATCGGCACGCTGGAGGCCGAGGGCGTCATGAAGGAGATGACCGAGCGGCTGCGCGAGGACCCGGAGCTGGCCGCCGCCTACCGGGCCGCGCACGAGGACTACATCGCCCGCCGGGACGCCATCGAGGTCCTGGAGGGCTTCCCCAGCGCCGGCGGCATGCCGGACCGGGTGAAGTGCCTGCACGTCCTCGTCGGCCACTCGCTGGCCGCCGGCCCCGGGGTCAACCCGCTGGGCGACGAGGCCATCGCGATGCTGCCCGAGTGGTGGGCCAAGGGCCCGTGCGTGCAGGTCGACCGGAGCGCCGAGGAGAAGGAGCCGCAGCAGTGA
- a CDS encoding cytochrome P450: MNAPNDQPTPPELFTWEFAADPYPAYAWLREHAPVHRTRLPSGVEAWLVTRYADARQALADQRLSKNPAHHDEPAHAKGKTGIPGERKAELMTHLLNIDPPDHTRLRRLVSKAFTPRRVAAFAPRVQELTDRLIDSFATKGEADLIHEFAFPLPIYAICDMLGVPAEDQDDFRDWAGQMIRHGGGPRGGVARAVKQMRAYLVELIHRKRGDLGDDLISGLIRASDHGEHLTENEAAAMAFILLFAGFETTVNLIGNGTYALLRNPGERARLQRSLAAGETELLATGVEELLRHDGPVELATWRFATEPLTIGGQRVEVGDPVLVVLAAADRDPERFPDPDTLDLARRDNQHLGYGHGIHYCLGAPLARLEGQTALATLLTRLPDLRLGVDPDELRWRGGLIMRGLRTLPVRFTPEAR, from the coding sequence GTGAACGCCCCGAACGACCAGCCCACACCTCCCGAACTCTTCACCTGGGAGTTCGCCGCCGACCCGTACCCCGCCTACGCCTGGCTCCGCGAGCACGCCCCCGTGCACCGCACCCGGCTTCCCAGCGGGGTCGAGGCCTGGCTGGTCACCCGGTACGCGGACGCCCGGCAGGCGCTCGCCGACCAGCGGCTCAGCAAGAACCCGGCGCACCACGACGAGCCGGCCCACGCCAAGGGCAAGACCGGCATTCCGGGCGAGCGCAAGGCCGAGCTGATGACGCATCTGCTCAACATCGACCCGCCGGACCACACCCGGCTGCGCAGGCTCGTGTCGAAGGCGTTCACGCCGCGCCGGGTCGCCGCGTTCGCGCCGCGCGTGCAGGAGCTGACGGACCGGTTGATCGACAGTTTCGCTACAAAAGGCGAGGCCGACCTCATCCATGAGTTCGCCTTTCCCCTCCCCATTTACGCCATTTGCGACATGCTCGGGGTGCCCGCCGAGGACCAGGACGACTTCCGGGACTGGGCCGGCCAGATGATCCGGCACGGCGGCGGCCCGCGCGGCGGGGTCGCGCGTGCCGTGAAGCAGATGCGGGCGTACCTCGTCGAGCTGATCCACCGGAAGCGCGGGGACCTCGGGGACGACCTGATCTCCGGGCTGATCCGCGCCTCCGACCACGGTGAGCACCTCACCGAGAACGAGGCCGCGGCCATGGCGTTCATCCTGCTGTTCGCCGGGTTCGAGACCACCGTGAACCTCATCGGCAACGGCACGTACGCGCTGCTCCGCAACCCCGGTGAGCGCGCCCGCCTGCAGCGCTCCCTGGCCGCGGGGGAGACCGAGCTGCTGGCCACGGGAGTGGAGGAACTCCTGCGCCACGACGGGCCGGTGGAGCTGGCCACCTGGCGGTTCGCCACCGAGCCGCTCACCATCGGCGGGCAGCGGGTCGAGGTCGGCGACCCCGTCCTCGTCGTGCTCGCCGCCGCCGACCGCGACCCGGAGCGGTTCCCGGACCCGGACACGCTGGACCTCGCGCGGCGTGACAACCAGCACCTCGGGTACGGGCACGGCATCCACTACTGCCTGGGCGCGCCCCTCGCCCGGCTGGAGGGGCAGACCGCGCTCGCGACGCTGCTGACACGCCTTCCCGACCTGCGTCTTGGTGTGGATCCGGACGAACTGCGGTGGCGCGGCGGGCTCATCATGCGTGGGCTGCGCACCCTGCCCGTGCGGTTCACTCCCGAAGCAAGGTGA
- a CDS encoding NAD(P)/FAD-dependent oxidoreductase yields the protein MSTTERPRILVVGGGYVGLYAARRILKKMRYGEATVTVVDPRSYMTYQPFLPEAAAGSISPRHVVVPLRRVLPKAEVLTGRVTTIDQDRKVATIAPLVGEAYELPFDYLVIALGAVSRTFPIPGLAEQGIGMKGIEEAIGLRNHVLEQLDKADSTTDEEVRRKALTFVFVGGGFAGAETIGEVEDMARDAAKYYKNVSREDMRFILVDAADKILPEVGPKLGKYGKEHLEGRGVEVYLSTSMDSCVDGHVVLKNGLEVDSNTIVWTAGVKPNPALARFGLPLGPRGHVDCDTTLQVKGTDYIWAAGDNAQVPDLVGRKAGNENAWCPPNAQHALRQARVLGDNVVSGMRGFPQKDYEHANKGAVAGLGLHKGVAMIVMGKMKIKLKGRLAWYMHRGYHGLAMPTWNRKIRVFADWTLAMFLKREVVSLGAIESPREEFYEAAKPAPAPAAASSAPEKAKAS from the coding sequence ATGAGCACCACGGAGCGTCCCAGGATCCTCGTAGTAGGCGGAGGGTACGTAGGCCTGTACGCAGCTCGACGCATCCTGAAGAAGATGCGCTACGGCGAGGCGACCGTCACGGTCGTCGACCCGCGCTCGTACATGACGTACCAGCCCTTCCTCCCCGAAGCCGCCGCCGGCAGCATCTCGCCGCGGCACGTCGTCGTCCCGCTGCGGCGCGTGCTGCCCAAGGCCGAGGTCCTCACCGGCCGGGTCACCACCATCGACCAGGACCGCAAGGTCGCCACGATCGCGCCGCTCGTCGGCGAGGCGTACGAGCTGCCGTTCGACTACCTGGTCATCGCGCTCGGCGCGGTCTCCCGTACCTTCCCGATCCCCGGCCTCGCCGAGCAGGGCATCGGCATGAAGGGCATCGAGGAGGCCATCGGCCTGCGCAACCACGTCCTCGAGCAGCTCGACAAGGCTGACTCCACGACCGACGAGGAGGTCCGCCGCAAGGCGCTCACCTTCGTCTTCGTCGGCGGTGGCTTCGCGGGCGCGGAGACCATCGGCGAGGTCGAGGACATGGCCCGCGACGCCGCCAAGTACTACAAGAACGTGTCCCGCGAGGACATGCGCTTCATCCTGGTCGACGCCGCCGACAAGATCCTCCCCGAGGTGGGCCCCAAGCTCGGCAAGTACGGCAAGGAGCACCTGGAGGGCCGGGGTGTCGAGGTCTACCTCTCGACGTCCATGGACTCCTGCGTCGACGGCCACGTCGTGCTGAAGAACGGCCTCGAGGTCGACTCCAACACGATCGTGTGGACCGCCGGTGTGAAGCCGAACCCGGCGCTCGCCCGCTTCGGCCTGCCGCTCGGCCCCCGCGGCCACGTCGACTGCGACACCACGCTCCAGGTCAAGGGCACCGACTACATCTGGGCCGCGGGCGACAACGCCCAGGTCCCGGACCTCGTCGGCCGCAAGGCGGGCAACGAGAACGCCTGGTGCCCGCCGAACGCCCAGCACGCGCTGCGCCAGGCCAGGGTCCTCGGCGACAACGTGGTGTCCGGCATGCGGGGCTTCCCGCAGAAGGACTACGAGCACGCCAACAAGGGTGCCGTCGCCGGCCTCGGCCTGCACAAGGGCGTGGCGATGATCGTCATGGGCAAGATGAAGATCAAGCTCAAGGGCCGTCTCGCCTGGTACATGCACCGTGGCTACCACGGTCTGGCCATGCCGACCTGGAACCGCAAGATCCGCGTCTTCGCGGACTGGACGCTCGCCATGTTCCTCAAGCGCGAGGTCGTCTCGCTCGGCGCCATCGAGTCGCCGCGCGAGGAGTTCTACGAGGCCGCCAAGCCGGCCCCGGCTCCGGCCGCCGCCTCCTCCGCCCCGGAGAAGGCCAAGGCGTCCTGA
- the eno gene encoding phosphopyruvate hydratase: protein MPSIDVVVAREILDSRGNPTVEVEVGLDDGSTGRAAVPSGASTGAFEALELRDGDKDRYLGKGVEKAVLAVIEQIGPELVGYDATEQRLIDQAMFDLDATPDKSSLGANAILGVSLAVAHAAAEASDLPLFRYLGGPNAHLLPVPMMNILNGGSHADSNVDIQEFMIAPIGAESFSEALRWGAEVYHTLKKVLKDKGLSTGLGDEGGFAPNLDSNRAALDLILEAIKQAGYTPGKDIALALDVAASEFYKDGAYEFEGKSRTAAEMTDYYAELVEAYPLVSIEDPLFEDDWDGWKTITEKLGSKVQLVGDDLFVTNPERLARGIEEGAANALLVKVNQIGSLTETLDAVELAQRNGFKCMMSHRSGETEDVTIADLAVATNCGQIKTGAPARSERVAKYNQLLRIEEILDDAAVYAGRSAFPRFRPANQ from the coding sequence GTGCCGTCCATCGACGTCGTCGTAGCCCGGGAAATCCTGGACTCCCGAGGCAACCCCACGGTCGAGGTCGAGGTCGGCCTCGACGACGGCAGCACCGGCCGTGCTGCCGTCCCGTCCGGTGCCTCCACCGGAGCGTTCGAGGCCCTCGAGCTCCGCGACGGTGACAAGGACCGCTACCTCGGCAAGGGTGTCGAGAAGGCCGTCCTCGCCGTCATCGAGCAGATCGGTCCGGAGCTCGTCGGCTACGACGCCACCGAGCAGCGGCTGATCGACCAGGCGATGTTCGACCTGGACGCCACCCCGGACAAGTCCTCGCTCGGCGCCAACGCCATCCTCGGCGTCTCCCTCGCCGTGGCGCACGCCGCCGCCGAGGCGTCCGACCTGCCGCTCTTCCGCTACCTGGGCGGCCCGAACGCGCACCTGCTGCCGGTGCCGATGATGAACATCCTGAACGGCGGCTCGCACGCCGACTCCAACGTGGACATCCAGGAGTTCATGATCGCCCCGATCGGCGCGGAGTCCTTCTCCGAGGCCCTGCGCTGGGGCGCCGAGGTCTACCACACCCTCAAGAAGGTCCTGAAGGACAAGGGCCTGTCCACCGGCCTCGGCGACGAGGGCGGCTTCGCCCCGAACCTGGACTCCAACCGCGCCGCGCTCGACCTCATCCTCGAGGCCATCAAGCAGGCCGGCTACACCCCGGGCAAGGACATCGCCCTGGCGCTCGACGTCGCCGCGTCCGAGTTCTACAAGGACGGCGCCTACGAGTTCGAGGGCAAGTCCCGCACGGCCGCCGAGATGACGGACTACTACGCCGAGCTGGTCGAGGCGTACCCGCTGGTCTCCATCGAGGACCCGCTGTTCGAGGACGACTGGGACGGCTGGAAGACCATCACCGAGAAGCTCGGCTCGAAGGTCCAGCTCGTCGGCGACGACCTGTTCGTCACCAACCCGGAGCGCCTGGCCCGCGGCATCGAGGAGGGCGCCGCCAACGCGCTGCTCGTCAAGGTCAACCAGATCGGCTCGCTCACCGAGACCCTGGACGCCGTCGAGCTGGCCCAGCGCAACGGCTTCAAGTGCATGATGTCCCACCGCTCCGGCGAGACCGAGGACGTCACCATCGCCGACCTGGCCGTCGCCACCAACTGCGGCCAGATCAAGACCGGCGCCCCGGCCCGCTCCGAGCGTGTCGCCAAGTACAACCAGCTGCTGCGCATCGAGGAGATCCTCGACGACGCCGCGGTGTACGCCGGCCGCAGCGCCTTCCCGCGCTTCCGCCCCGCGAACCAGTAA
- a CDS encoding cyclopropane-fatty-acyl-phospholipid synthase family protein — translation MSDAASRLAALAEELMGVPLPVRIRAWDGSEAGPPDAPTLIVRHRRALRRMVWKPGELGLARAWVAGEIDVRGDLYEALDRLAGLVWERGHDAKDPVHLVRDPRLRAAARELLRLAGPWPPPAPPAEEVRRRSGPLHTKVRDRRAISHHYDVGNDFYELVLGPSMVYSCAYWSEGGTLEDAQRDKLDLICRKLALKEGDRLLDVGCGWGSMAMHAARHYGVTVVGITLSAEQAAYARKRIADEGLTDRIEIRVQDYRDVRDGPYDAISSIGMAEHVGAVRYREYADDLYALLKPGGRLLNHQIARRPERNEEDYRVDEFIDAYVFPDGELAPVGRTTATLEEAGFEVRDIEAIREHYALTLRQWVANLEAHWDEAVRLTSPGRARIWRLYMAASAISFERNRIGVNQILAVKTPESGASGMPLRSRIWSAGSGR, via the coding sequence ATGTCCGACGCCGCTTCGCGGCTGGCCGCGCTCGCCGAGGAACTGATGGGCGTCCCGCTCCCGGTCCGGATCCGTGCCTGGGACGGCAGTGAGGCCGGGCCACCGGACGCGCCCACGCTGATCGTCCGTCACCGGCGGGCGCTGCGGCGGATGGTGTGGAAGCCGGGCGAGCTGGGCCTCGCCCGGGCGTGGGTGGCCGGGGAGATCGACGTGCGGGGCGACCTCTACGAGGCGCTCGACCGGCTCGCCGGGCTCGTCTGGGAGCGCGGCCACGACGCCAAGGACCCCGTCCACCTCGTCCGCGACCCGCGCCTGCGCGCCGCCGCGCGCGAACTGCTCCGGCTCGCCGGCCCCTGGCCGCCGCCCGCGCCGCCCGCCGAGGAGGTCCGCCGCCGCAGCGGCCCCCTGCACACCAAGGTCCGCGACCGGCGGGCCATCAGCCACCACTACGACGTCGGCAACGACTTCTACGAGCTGGTCCTCGGCCCGTCGATGGTGTACTCGTGCGCCTACTGGAGCGAGGGCGGCACCCTGGAGGACGCCCAGCGCGACAAGCTGGACCTCATCTGCCGCAAGCTCGCGCTGAAGGAGGGCGACCGGCTCCTCGACGTCGGCTGCGGCTGGGGCTCGATGGCCATGCACGCCGCCCGCCACTACGGCGTCACCGTCGTCGGCATCACGCTGAGCGCCGAGCAGGCCGCCTACGCCCGCAAGCGGATCGCCGACGAGGGCCTGACCGACCGGATCGAGATCCGCGTCCAGGACTACCGGGACGTCAGGGACGGGCCGTACGACGCGATCTCGTCGATCGGGATGGCCGAGCACGTCGGCGCCGTCCGCTACCGGGAGTACGCCGACGACCTGTACGCGCTGCTGAAGCCGGGCGGGCGGCTCCTGAACCACCAGATCGCCCGCCGCCCCGAGCGCAACGAGGAGGACTACCGGGTCGACGAGTTCATCGACGCGTACGTCTTCCCCGACGGCGAGCTGGCCCCCGTCGGGCGCACCACCGCGACCCTGGAGGAGGCCGGCTTCGAGGTCCGGGACATCGAGGCCATCCGCGAGCACTACGCCCTCACCCTGCGCCAGTGGGTGGCGAACCTGGAGGCCCACTGGGACGAGGCCGTACGCCTCACCTCGCCCGGCCGCGCCCGGATCTGGCGGCTCTACATGGCCGCCTCCGCGATCTCCTTCGAGCGCAACAGGATCGGCGTGAACCAGATCCTCGCCGTGAAGACCCCCGAGAGCGGCGCGTCGGGGATGCCGCTGCGCTCCCGCATCTGGAGTGCCGGCAGCGGTCGTTGA
- a CDS encoding phospholipase D-like domain-containing protein — protein MRRRATWLLGIIAAAGLAAATTAPAGAEAGTVTTSAVFNDPAGDTAAQSRIRDHVVDLIGRAPAGSEISVAMYTFTEDPVSLALIAAKDRGVRVRVILDHTSVTMTGGEYDRLATGLGTDRTQPSWVYACPAGRGCIGTRKLPNDSDGAINHNKFFLFSSTGGADKVAVQTSANMTNTQRTDLFNNAVTIVDSGLYDIYRGYFTDLLSYGTSATGLSHYYRMPTSTTGPYKTYFFPREESAWTTYDNDASTDTVKLVLDNVGCAGGTRVGVAANLFTRDEVAAKLVELQQAGCTVTLAHDAAPGSMGSAVANVLAGRLAAQEGCYESRETGKPVGLHSKYVLVEGTYNGVAGRKLVFTGSHNLTYPALRANDETLLKIDDPALYDAFKADHDRLMSYCAGS, from the coding sequence GTGCGCCGCCGCGCCACCTGGCTGCTCGGCATCATCGCCGCCGCCGGCCTCGCCGCCGCCACCACCGCGCCCGCGGGGGCGGAGGCGGGGACCGTCACCACCAGCGCCGTCTTCAACGACCCGGCAGGCGACACCGCCGCCCAGAGCCGCATCCGCGACCACGTCGTGGACCTGATCGGGCGCGCCCCGGCCGGCTCCGAGATCAGCGTCGCGATGTACACGTTCACCGAGGACCCGGTCTCGCTGGCGCTCATCGCCGCCAAGGACCGGGGCGTCCGCGTCCGGGTGATCCTCGACCACACGTCCGTCACCATGACGGGCGGCGAGTACGACCGCCTGGCGACCGGGCTCGGCACCGACCGCACGCAGCCGTCCTGGGTGTACGCCTGCCCGGCCGGGCGCGGCTGCATCGGCACCCGCAAGCTGCCGAACGACAGCGACGGGGCCATCAACCACAACAAGTTCTTCCTCTTCTCCTCCACCGGAGGAGCGGACAAGGTGGCCGTGCAGACCTCCGCCAACATGACGAACACCCAGCGCACCGACCTGTTCAACAACGCGGTGACGATCGTCGACAGCGGCCTGTACGACATCTACCGGGGCTACTTCACCGACCTGCTGTCCTACGGCACGTCCGCCACCGGGCTCAGCCACTACTACCGGATGCCCACCAGTACGACCGGCCCGTACAAGACGTACTTCTTCCCGCGCGAGGAGTCGGCCTGGACGACGTACGACAACGACGCGTCGACCGACACCGTGAAGCTGGTCCTCGACAACGTCGGCTGCGCGGGCGGCACACGGGTCGGCGTGGCGGCCAACCTGTTCACGCGCGACGAGGTCGCCGCGAAGCTCGTCGAGCTCCAGCAGGCGGGCTGCACGGTGACGCTCGCCCACGACGCCGCGCCCGGTTCGATGGGGTCCGCCGTGGCGAACGTCCTCGCGGGCCGGCTCGCCGCGCAGGAGGGCTGCTACGAGTCCCGCGAGACGGGCAAGCCGGTCGGGCTGCACTCCAAGTACGTGCTCGTCGAGGGCACGTACAACGGCGTCGCCGGCCGCAAGCTGGTCTTCACGGGCAGCCACAACCTCACCTACCCGGCGCTGCGGGCCAACGACGAGACGCTGCTGAAGATCGACGACCCCGCGCTGTACGACGCGTTCAAGGCCGACCACGACCGCCTGATGAGCTACTGCGCGGGCAGCTGA
- a CDS encoding Ppx/GppA phosphatase family protein translates to MKRVAAIDCGTNSIRLLVADVDPAAGTITDLDRRMTIVRLGQGVDRTGRLAPEALERTFAACREYAAVIKELGAERLRFVATSASRDAENRDEFVRGVLDILGVEPEVVTGDQEAEFSFTGATKELPGTDEYLVVDIGGGSTEFVVGSAHVRAARSVDIGCVRLTERHVRTDPPSEAEVAAIRADVTAALDLAEQTVPLRETRTLVGLAGSVTTVAAIALGLREYDSAAIHRSRIGYDQVAEVTARLLGMTHDERAAIPVMHPGRVDVIGAGALVLREIMDRVGAQEVVVSEHDILDGIAWSVVLDPR, encoded by the coding sequence GTGAAGAGGGTCGCCGCCATCGACTGCGGGACGAACTCCATCCGCCTGCTGGTCGCCGACGTCGACCCGGCGGCCGGCACGATCACCGACCTCGACCGGCGCATGACGATCGTCCGGCTCGGCCAGGGCGTCGACCGGACGGGCCGCCTCGCCCCCGAGGCGCTGGAGCGGACCTTCGCGGCCTGCCGCGAGTACGCGGCCGTCATCAAGGAACTGGGCGCGGAGCGGCTGCGGTTCGTGGCCACGTCCGCGTCGCGCGACGCGGAGAACCGGGACGAGTTCGTCCGCGGGGTGCTCGACATCCTGGGCGTGGAGCCGGAGGTCGTCACGGGCGACCAGGAGGCCGAGTTCTCCTTCACCGGCGCCACCAAGGAACTGCCGGGCACCGACGAGTACCTGGTGGTGGACATCGGCGGCGGCTCCACGGAGTTCGTCGTCGGCAGCGCGCACGTCCGGGCCGCCCGCTCCGTCGACATCGGCTGCGTCCGGCTGACGGAGCGCCACGTCCGCACCGACCCGCCGTCGGAGGCGGAGGTCGCGGCGATCCGCGCGGACGTCACGGCCGCGCTCGACCTCGCCGAGCAGACCGTCCCCCTGCGCGAGACGCGCACCCTGGTCGGCCTCGCCGGCTCCGTCACGACGGTCGCCGCCATCGCCCTGGGCCTCCGGGAGTACGACTCGGCGGCCATCCACCGCTCCCGCATCGGCTACGACCAGGTCGCCGAGGTCACGGCCCGCCTCCTCGGCATGACCCACGACGAGCGCGCCGCGATCCCGGTGATGCACCCGGGCCGCGTCGACGTCATCGGCGCGGGCGCACTGGTCCTGCGCGAGATCATGGACCGCGTCGGCGCCCAGGAGGTCGTGGTCAGCGAACACGACATCCTGGACGGAATCGCCTGGTCGGTGGTGCTCGACCCGCGTTGA
- a CDS encoding septum formation initiator family protein, with product MATQNRDRFSTATRLRLLGEQTAARVYRSQNRRQARRSRLTGRAAFLALVVCSMIVALAYPMRQYVSQQGEIAEQERLAEEARVRVERLRDEKARLQDDAYVRRLAREHLHYVMPGETGFIMNDPDAARERRTDQGGADRPWYSNVWNGVDSADQDNR from the coding sequence ATGGCGACGCAGAACCGGGACCGGTTCTCGACCGCGACGAGGCTGCGGCTGCTCGGCGAGCAGACCGCCGCGCGGGTCTACCGCTCGCAGAACCGCCGCCAGGCGCGCCGGTCCCGGCTCACCGGGCGGGCGGCATTCCTCGCCCTCGTCGTGTGCTCGATGATCGTGGCGCTCGCCTATCCCATGCGGCAGTACGTCTCCCAGCAGGGCGAGATCGCCGAGCAGGAGCGGCTGGCCGAGGAGGCGCGCGTCCGTGTCGAGCGGCTGCGCGACGAGAAGGCACGGCTCCAGGACGATGCCTACGTCCGGCGGCTCGCCCGCGAGCACCTGCACTACGTGATGCCGGGCGAGACCGGCTTCATCATGAACGACCCCGACGCGGCGCGGGAGCGCCGCACCGACCAGGGCGGGGCCGACCGGCCCTGGTACTCCAACGTCTGGAACGGCGTCGACAGCGCCGACCAGGACAACCGATAG
- a CDS encoding transglycosylase family protein, translating into MTGSAIALPLLGAGSASAADGATWDRVAECETGGMWSADLGNGYYGGLQLSQETWQAYGGAEYAPRADLASRAQQIDVAERVLAARGAGAWETCAPIAGLTTGGAATPDADAGATPSPKDPAAPTTPAPTPDASTSPDAGDKGATDTSGATPAPSQDAVLPDPSATPTAPATSSPTAPASPEAPAEQQPGTGKHRGEPAKEETADPAAPEGTDATVPDNSVTGRENGGHASRGDGTARDAGVVAADGTYTVREGDNLWTIADTHDLPGGWTALYDANREVVGADPNLILPGQSLDLDGKQG; encoded by the coding sequence GTGACCGGTTCCGCGATCGCCCTGCCGCTGCTCGGCGCCGGCTCGGCGTCGGCGGCCGACGGCGCGACCTGGGACCGCGTCGCCGAGTGCGAGACCGGCGGCATGTGGAGCGCCGACCTCGGCAACGGCTACTACGGCGGGCTGCAGTTGTCGCAGGAGACCTGGCAGGCGTACGGCGGTGCGGAGTACGCCCCGCGCGCCGACCTCGCCAGCCGCGCCCAGCAGATAGACGTCGCGGAGAGGGTCCTCGCCGCGCGGGGCGCCGGCGCGTGGGAGACCTGCGCGCCGATCGCGGGCCTCACGACCGGTGGTGCGGCAACCCCGGACGCGGACGCCGGAGCCACGCCGTCCCCCAAGGACCCGGCGGCCCCGACGACCCCGGCCCCGACGCCCGACGCCTCCACCTCCCCCGACGCGGGCGACAAGGGCGCGACCGACACCTCCGGCGCGACCCCCGCGCCGTCGCAGGACGCGGTCCTTCCCGACCCGTCGGCCACGCCGACCGCGCCCGCCACGTCCTCCCCGACGGCGCCGGCATCGCCGGAGGCCCCGGCCGAGCAGCAGCCGGGCACGGGCAAGCACCGCGGCGAGCCCGCCAAGGAGGAGACCGCGGACCCGGCGGCCCCCGAAGGCACCGACGCCACCGTTCCCGACAATTCGGTCACCGGTCGCGAAAACGGCGGTCATGCCTCAAGGGGTGACGGAACGGCACGGGACGCGGGCGTCGTGGCCGCCGACGGTACGTACACCGTCCGCGAGGGCGACAACCTCTGGACCATCGCGGACACGCACGACCTCCCCGGCGGGTGGACGGCGCTCTACGACGCCAACCGAGAGGTGGTCGGCGCCGACCCGAACCTCATCCTGCCTGGCCAGAGCCTCGACCTGGACGGAAAGCAGGGATAG
- a CDS encoding transglycosylase family protein, translating to MLLSGKGKRRRPSKAVRFAAFAGITGAAVAAPLMGATTANAATAAEWDRVAQCESGGNWSINTGNGYYGGLQFSASTWAAYGGTAYASTADRATKAQQIEIAEKVLAGQGKGAWPVCGVGLSNAPYDGGSAEAAPAQPKQETTERASRTETRPAATPKPAKAPKAKAVKKGDGEYTVVAGDTLASIAEAEGVKGGWKKLYELNKDVVDDANLIYPGQKLHLG from the coding sequence ATGCTGCTTTCCGGCAAGGGCAAGCGCCGTCGTCCGTCCAAGGCCGTCCGGTTCGCCGCGTTCGCCGGCATCACCGGTGCCGCCGTCGCCGCCCCGCTGATGGGCGCCACGACCGCGAACGCCGCCACCGCCGCCGAGTGGGACCGCGTCGCGCAGTGCGAGTCCGGTGGCAACTGGTCCATCAACACCGGCAACGGCTACTACGGCGGCCTGCAGTTCTCCGCCTCCACCTGGGCCGCGTACGGCGGCACCGCGTACGCCTCGACCGCCGACCGGGCCACCAAGGCCCAGCAGATCGAGATAGCCGAGAAGGTCCTCGCGGGCCAGGGCAAGGGCGCCTGGCCGGTCTGCGGCGTCGGCCTGTCCAACGCCCCGTACGACGGAGGCTCCGCCGAGGCGGCCCCGGCCCAGCCGAAGCAGGAGACCACCGAGCGCGCCTCGCGCACCGAGACCCGCCCGGCCGCCACCCCGAAGCCCGCCAAGGCCCCGAAGGCCAAGGCCGTGAAGAAGGGTGACGGCGAGTACACCGTCGTCGCCGGCGACACGCTCGCCTCGATCGCCGAGGCCGAGGGCGTCAAGGGCGGCTGGAAGAAGCTGTACGAGCTCAACAAGGACGTCGTGGACGACGCCAACCTGATCTACCCGGGCCAGAAGCTCCACCTGGGCTGA